One window from the genome of Desulforamulus ruminis DSM 2154 encodes:
- the nifD gene encoding nitrogenase molybdenum-iron protein alpha chain gives MAINEKMLEEILNQYPAKVKRNRKKHIIIRDPEQARQEIEANTRTIPGIITNRGCAYAGCKGVVLGPLKDMVHITHGPIGCGYYSWLTRRNKAKSEDPTNNFLSYCVSTDMQESDIVFGGEKKLAKAIDEVMEIFKPKAISVSATCPVGLIGDDLNAVVRAAQERHGIKIMAFNCEGYKGVSQSAGHHIANNILMEQVIGSGDLEEAPGKYPINILGEYNIGGDSWEVERILKDIGYTVLAVMTGDGSYEELKNAHVAELNLVQCHRSINYIAEMLEVKYGTPWLKVNFIGVQATIDSLRNMALYFGDAELISRTEEVIAREVARIEPIMEQYKRICQGKTAFCFVGGSRGHHYQGLFGELGIETVLAGYEFAHRDDYEGREVIPDIKLDADTKNIPELHVEPDERRFRLKVSPERMEELKKKIPLSYYKGMNVEMKEGHIIVDDLNHYETEEFIKILKPDIFASGIKDKYVVQKMGIPAKQIHSYDYSGPYAGFNGAIKFAEDVAMGFVSPTWNFITPPWKNKPILEGTVEEGECAKC, from the coding sequence GTGGCTATCAATGAAAAAATGCTGGAAGAAATACTGAATCAGTATCCGGCGAAAGTAAAGCGAAACCGTAAAAAACACATTATTATACGAGATCCTGAGCAGGCCCGGCAGGAAATTGAAGCCAATACCCGGACCATTCCGGGGATTATCACTAACCGCGGCTGTGCTTACGCCGGCTGCAAAGGGGTTGTACTGGGGCCTTTAAAAGACATGGTTCATATTACCCACGGGCCCATCGGGTGTGGTTACTACTCCTGGTTAACCCGCAGAAATAAAGCCAAGTCCGAAGATCCTACCAATAACTTCCTTAGTTATTGTGTTTCCACCGACATGCAGGAAAGTGATATCGTGTTTGGCGGTGAAAAAAAACTGGCCAAAGCCATTGACGAAGTAATGGAGATTTTTAAACCGAAGGCCATCTCAGTTTCAGCCACCTGTCCTGTGGGGCTGATTGGGGACGACCTGAACGCAGTGGTTCGGGCTGCACAGGAGAGACACGGCATCAAGATTATGGCCTTCAACTGTGAAGGATATAAAGGAGTCAGCCAGTCCGCCGGACACCACATCGCCAACAACATATTAATGGAACAAGTCATCGGCTCCGGCGACCTGGAAGAAGCCCCGGGCAAGTATCCCATCAATATCCTGGGTGAATACAACATTGGCGGAGATAGCTGGGAAGTGGAGAGAATCCTCAAGGACATTGGCTATACCGTCCTGGCGGTGATGACCGGCGACGGCTCCTACGAGGAACTGAAGAACGCCCATGTGGCCGAACTGAATCTAGTGCAGTGCCACCGTTCCATCAACTATATTGCTGAAATGCTGGAAGTCAAATACGGCACCCCCTGGCTCAAGGTAAATTTTATCGGTGTTCAGGCCACCATTGACTCGTTGAGAAATATGGCCCTTTATTTTGGGGATGCGGAGTTAATCAGCAGGACCGAAGAAGTGATTGCCCGGGAAGTGGCCCGCATTGAGCCTATTATGGAACAGTATAAAAGAATTTGCCAGGGCAAAACCGCCTTTTGCTTTGTGGGAGGTTCCCGGGGGCATCATTACCAGGGGCTATTTGGCGAACTGGGCATTGAAACGGTTTTAGCCGGTTACGAATTCGCCCACCGGGATGACTACGAGGGCAGGGAGGTTATTCCGGACATTAAACTGGATGCCGACACCAAAAATATTCCGGAATTGCATGTGGAGCCGGATGAAAGAAGATTCCGGCTGAAGGTTTCCCCCGAGCGCATGGAGGAACTGAAAAAGAAAATCCCCCTCAGCTACTATAAAGGGATGAATGTGGAGATGAAGGAAGGCCATATCATTGTGGATGACCTGAACCACTATGAAACCGAGGAGTTTATCAAAATTTTAAAGCCGGATATCTTTGCTTCGGGCATTAAGGATAAATATGTGGTGCAAAAAATGGGCATTCCTGCCAAGCAGATTCACTCCTACGACTACAGTGGGCCTTATGCGGGGTTCAACGGCGCAATAAAATTTGCGGAAGACGTGGCCATGGGTTTTGTATCACCCACCTGGAACTTTATTACTCCTCCCTGGAAGAACAAGCCCATCCTGGAGGGAACCGTTGAGGAAGGAGAGTGCGCAAAATGCTAG
- a CDS encoding P-II family nitrogen regulator yields MLMIRAIVRPEKTNIILAELNSAGFPAVTKMDVVGRGKQRGVKVGEVVYDEIPKEMLLLVVPDEKDKDDVVSIVAKYAKTGEKGAFGDGKIFVTPVEEAYTISSGTKEL; encoded by the coding sequence ATGTTAATGATTCGAGCCATTGTACGGCCTGAAAAAACCAATATTATTCTGGCCGAGCTAAACAGCGCCGGCTTTCCTGCGGTAACCAAAATGGATGTGGTGGGCCGTGGCAAGCAAAGAGGGGTGAAGGTGGGGGAGGTAGTCTATGATGAGATTCCCAAAGAAATGTTGCTGCTGGTAGTACCGGATGAAAAGGATAAGGACGATGTGGTCAGCATTGTTGCTAAATATGCCAAAACAGGCGAAAAAGGAGCCTTTGGGGACGGTAAAATCTTTGTCACCCCGGTGGAGGAGGCCTATACCATCAGCAGCGGAACCAAAGAACTGTAG
- a CDS encoding DVU0772 family protein: MKLSQIADSIQWDFTPENEFTRPSRKTGYSFVIDSQDAKPLLVLYRMGPYSSHTSPLDRQPPQKLIQKALRSHRESPTWDGLYPVNEELRDWIRANLFNE; the protein is encoded by the coding sequence ATGAAACTCTCTCAGATCGCGGACAGCATTCAATGGGATTTTACCCCAGAAAATGAATTTACACGGCCTAGCCGCAAAACCGGTTACAGCTTTGTGATTGACAGCCAGGATGCCAAACCGCTCCTGGTTCTGTATAGAATGGGCCCTTACAGCAGCCATACCAGCCCTTTGGATCGACAGCCTCCCCAGAAACTGATACAAAAGGCGCTCCGGTCTCATCGAGAGTCCCCTACCTGGGATGGACTATATCCCGTCAATGAGGAATTAAGAGATTGGATAAGAGCAAATTTGTTCAATGAATAA
- the nifE gene encoding nitrogenase iron-molybdenum cofactor biosynthesis protein NifE, which produces MDVPKALRTDPTIEERKESIITKGKQKKALKCDTDSVAGCVSQRACVYCGARVVLNPVTDAIHLVHGPIGCASYTWDIRGSLSSGSQLYRNSFSTDLKEQDVIFGGERKLARAIDELVEKYPSKVVFVYSTCIVGVIGDDLEAICKAAAQRNGIEVIPVQSSGFIGNKAAGYRAACDALLRLIQPALPLKRTERTLNYLGDFNLAGEVWIIRNYLKQMGVDMNVAFTGDSGFEKIKKATSASLNIIQCAGSMIYLAEQMRELYGLPYLNVSFLGLEDTGNSLRKIAAHFGDKTMMERAEKLIETEMARVKPGIQWYGEKLQGKKAAIYVGGGFKAISLIKQFREIGIDVVMIGTQTGRQEEYETINELVDEGTVILDDANPTELERFMMEKGANLLVGGVKERPLAYKLGIAFIDHNHDRKHPLSGFDGAVNLAKEVYSTVCSPVWKYV; this is translated from the coding sequence ATGGATGTGCCAAAGGCCTTACGGACCGACCCGACCATTGAGGAACGTAAAGAATCCATTATCACCAAGGGAAAGCAAAAGAAGGCGTTAAAATGCGATACCGACAGTGTGGCAGGCTGTGTCAGCCAGCGGGCTTGCGTGTACTGTGGTGCCAGGGTTGTCTTGAATCCGGTTACGGACGCCATCCATCTGGTTCATGGGCCCATTGGCTGCGCCAGTTATACCTGGGATATCCGGGGCAGTTTGAGCAGCGGTTCCCAACTGTACCGTAACAGTTTTTCCACCGACCTTAAGGAACAGGATGTCATCTTCGGGGGTGAACGGAAACTGGCCCGGGCCATTGATGAACTGGTAGAGAAATATCCTTCCAAGGTGGTTTTCGTTTATTCCACCTGCATTGTGGGTGTAATTGGCGACGATCTGGAAGCCATTTGCAAAGCTGCGGCTCAAAGGAACGGAATTGAGGTGATTCCCGTTCAGTCCAGCGGTTTTATCGGCAACAAGGCCGCTGGCTACCGGGCCGCCTGCGATGCGCTGCTGCGCCTGATTCAGCCGGCGCTTCCCTTAAAAAGAACGGAAAGAACCTTGAACTATTTGGGAGACTTTAATCTGGCCGGTGAAGTCTGGATTATCAGAAACTATTTAAAACAAATGGGTGTGGATATGAACGTTGCCTTTACCGGTGATTCCGGTTTTGAAAAGATTAAAAAAGCAACCTCCGCCTCCTTAAATATTATCCAGTGTGCCGGCTCCATGATCTATCTGGCCGAGCAAATGAGGGAGCTTTATGGCCTTCCTTATCTGAATGTGTCTTTTCTAGGCTTAGAAGATACAGGGAACTCCCTGCGTAAAATCGCCGCTCATTTTGGCGACAAGACCATGATGGAGCGGGCGGAAAAGCTGATTGAGACCGAAATGGCCCGGGTAAAGCCCGGCATCCAATGGTACGGAGAAAAATTACAGGGCAAAAAAGCCGCCATTTATGTGGGCGGCGGCTTTAAGGCCATCTCTTTAATCAAACAGTTCCGGGAAATCGGCATTGATGTGGTGATGATCGGGACTCAAACCGGCCGGCAGGAAGAATATGAAACCATTAACGAGTTGGTGGACGAGGGAACGGTTATTCTGGACGACGCCAACCCTACGGAGTTGGAACGGTTTATGATGGAAAAAGGCGCCAATCTGCTGGTGGGCGGGGTCAAGGAGCGCCCCTTGGCCTACAAGCTGGGGATCGCCTTTATCGATCATAACCACGACCGCAAGCATCCCCTCAGCGGCTTTGACGGCGCGGTAAATTTGGCCAAAGAAGTTTATTCCACCGTTTGTTCCCCGGTATGGAAATATGTTTAG
- the nifB gene encoding nitrogenase cofactor biosynthesis protein NifB has translation MPCSCFQSPVTKKIPRETLEKTERHPCYSFGAHHKFARMHLPVAPQCNISCNYCNRKYDCTNESRPGVTSEVLSPVAAGSKFIRVREKIPNLSVVGIAGPGDALANWPETRKTIELIQASDPEVVFCLSTNGLMLPAYAPEIVELGIKHVTVTVNCVDPEIGSKIYRHVFYQGRKYKGIEAARILLENQLAGITYLARHGVLVKVNIVMMIGVNDGHIQAVVKRVKELGAFITNIMPLIPAQGSVFENFSQTPVKALNEMRDLCQEELQQMRHCQQCRADAIGMLYDDRSPEFRSPVEKGRTCAGKELKEKAV, from the coding sequence ATGCCTTGCTCGTGTTTCCAGAGTCCAGTCACTAAAAAGATCCCTCGGGAGACCCTGGAGAAGACTGAGAGACACCCCTGCTATTCCTTCGGCGCTCACCACAAGTTCGCCAGGATGCACCTGCCGGTGGCTCCCCAGTGCAACATCAGTTGCAATTACTGTAACCGCAAATATGACTGCACCAATGAAAGCAGGCCGGGGGTAACCAGTGAAGTTTTATCACCGGTGGCAGCAGGGAGTAAATTTATACGGGTTAGGGAGAAAATCCCCAATCTTAGTGTGGTGGGGATTGCCGGACCGGGAGATGCTTTGGCCAACTGGCCCGAAACCCGAAAAACCATCGAACTCATTCAGGCCTCGGACCCGGAGGTGGTCTTCTGCCTTTCCACCAATGGACTGATGCTGCCCGCTTATGCTCCGGAAATTGTTGAACTAGGCATTAAACACGTGACGGTAACCGTCAATTGTGTGGACCCGGAAATCGGGTCAAAAATCTATCGTCATGTTTTCTACCAAGGGCGAAAATATAAGGGCATTGAGGCGGCCCGGATTTTACTGGAAAACCAACTGGCCGGAATCACCTATTTAGCCCGGCACGGAGTACTGGTAAAGGTAAACATTGTCATGATGATCGGGGTGAATGACGGCCATATTCAGGCAGTGGTTAAAAGGGTTAAGGAACTGGGCGCTTTTATAACCAACATTATGCCGTTGATTCCCGCCCAGGGCAGTGTCTTTGAAAATTTTTCCCAAACCCCCGTTAAAGCGCTTAACGAAATGAGAGACCTGTGTCAGGAAGAACTTCAGCAAATGCGTCATTGCCAGCAGTGCCGGGCCGATGCCATTGGCATGCTTTATGATGACCGTTCCCCGGAATTTCGTTCCCCGGTGGAGAAGGGGCGGACCTGCGCCGGGAAAGAGTTAAAAGAGAAAGCAGTTTAA
- the nifH gene encoding nitrogenase iron protein, which produces MRQIAIYGKGGIGKSTTTQNTVAALAEAGKKIMVVGCDPKADSTRLLLHGLSQKTVLDTLRDEGEDIDLEDILLEGFGSSKCVESGGPEPGVGCAGRGIITSINLLESLGAYTPDLDYVFYDVLGDVVCGGFAMPIREGKAREIYIVASGEMMALYAANNISKGIQKYAQSGGVRLGGIICNSRRVDNELELLTAFAKELGSQLIHFVPRDNMVQKAEINRKTVIDYDPDQPQANEYRTLAKNIDGNDMFVVPKPMSQDRLEELLMKHGILD; this is translated from the coding sequence ATGAGACAGATTGCCATTTACGGAAAAGGTGGTATTGGCAAGTCCACCACCACCCAGAACACGGTAGCCGCCCTGGCGGAAGCCGGCAAAAAAATTATGGTGGTGGGCTGTGATCCCAAGGCGGATTCCACCCGCCTGCTGCTGCACGGTTTGAGCCAAAAGACCGTACTGGATACCCTGCGGGACGAGGGAGAGGACATTGATCTGGAGGACATCTTGCTGGAAGGTTTCGGCTCCAGCAAGTGTGTGGAATCCGGTGGACCTGAACCTGGCGTGGGCTGTGCCGGCCGGGGCATTATTACCTCCATTAACTTACTGGAGTCCCTGGGGGCCTACACCCCGGACCTGGATTATGTATTTTATGATGTGCTGGGGGACGTTGTCTGCGGTGGTTTTGCCATGCCTATCCGGGAAGGAAAAGCCCGGGAAATTTACATTGTGGCTTCCGGGGAGATGATGGCTCTTTATGCGGCCAACAACATTTCCAAGGGCATTCAAAAATATGCCCAATCCGGCGGTGTGCGGTTGGGCGGCATCATCTGCAACAGCCGCAGGGTAGACAATGAGCTGGAGCTTTTGACCGCTTTTGCCAAGGAACTGGGTTCCCAGTTGATCCACTTTGTACCCCGGGACAATATGGTCCAGAAGGCGGAAATTAACCGTAAGACCGTTATTGATTATGATCCTGACCAACCCCAGGCCAACGAATACCGGACTTTGGCTAAAAACATTGACGGCAACGATATGTTTGTGGTGCCCAAACCCATGTCCCAGGACCGCCTGGAAGAACTGCTGATGAAACACGGCATTTTGGATTAG
- a CDS encoding homocitrate synthase, whose translation MDKILFVDTTLRDGEQSVGVAFSAKEKVHIAGLLDAVGVYQIEAGIPAMGQLEMEAIYSILALNLKAKISTWNRTNLDDIKASLDCGARNLHISAPVSDIHIRYKLNRSREWVLDCMKRAVAYARDAGATVTVGAEDASRADMEFLLQFAREAKKEGAVYLRFADTLGVMDPFTTRNRVEQIIRRTGIDVEMHGHNDFGMATANSLAAYKAGARYLSTTVLGMGERAGNSPYEEVVEMLRYVEGIPLPVNETKLEELIRFVAGAANWPVKPLKMHGLRKAGVEKISLA comes from the coding sequence ATGGACAAAATATTATTTGTGGATACCACCCTGCGGGATGGGGAACAGTCTGTGGGGGTGGCCTTTAGCGCCAAGGAAAAGGTTCATATCGCCGGTCTGCTGGATGCAGTGGGCGTTTACCAGATTGAGGCCGGGATACCGGCTATGGGTCAATTAGAAATGGAGGCCATCTATTCCATATTGGCACTGAATCTGAAAGCAAAAATTTCTACCTGGAACCGGACCAATTTGGACGATATAAAAGCTTCTTTAGACTGTGGAGCCAGGAATCTGCACATCTCCGCCCCTGTTTCCGATATTCACATCCGGTATAAGCTAAACCGCAGCAGGGAATGGGTTTTGGATTGTATGAAGCGGGCGGTGGCCTACGCCAGGGACGCCGGCGCTACGGTTACCGTGGGAGCGGAAGACGCTTCCCGGGCGGACATGGAGTTTCTCCTGCAGTTTGCCCGGGAGGCCAAGAAGGAAGGGGCGGTTTACCTGCGTTTTGCCGATACCCTGGGGGTGATGGATCCCTTTACTACCCGGAACAGGGTGGAACAAATTATCCGGCGGACCGGCATTGACGTGGAGATGCACGGGCATAATGACTTTGGTATGGCCACGGCCAACTCCCTGGCGGCCTACAAAGCCGGTGCCCGGTATCTGAGCACCACGGTTTTAGGCATGGGTGAGCGGGCAGGCAACAGCCCCTATGAAGAGGTCGTGGAGATGCTAAGATATGTGGAAGGAATTCCCCTTCCTGTGAATGAGACGAAGTTGGAGGAACTGATCCGCTTTGTGGCCGGGGCTGCCAACTGGCCTGTTAAACCGCTAAAGATGCATGGACTGCGGAAAGCAGGGGTGGAGAAGATTTCTTTAGCTTAA
- a CDS encoding P-II family nitrogen regulator codes for MKEIIAIIRMNKVNATKKALADIGICGLHAMKVMGRGKMKVDFSILTDLGVSEEIGGLVADGLSAGARLIPKRMLTILVQDQEVDKVVETLIKVNKEGHKGDGKIFVSPVLEAVRVRTGEKGTAAI; via the coding sequence ATGAAGGAAATTATAGCCATTATCCGTATGAATAAGGTGAATGCCACCAAAAAGGCTTTGGCCGATATCGGTATCTGCGGTCTGCATGCCATGAAAGTCATGGGACGGGGCAAAATGAAGGTGGATTTTTCCATCCTCACGGATTTAGGGGTGTCGGAAGAAATCGGCGGTCTGGTGGCGGACGGTCTGTCAGCAGGGGCCAGACTGATCCCCAAACGCATGCTGACCATCCTGGTTCAGGATCAGGAGGTAGATAAGGTGGTGGAGACCCTGATTAAAGTCAATAAAGAAGGCCATAAAGGAGACGGTAAAATTTTTGTAAGTCCTGTTCTGGAAGCAGTAAGAGTGCGGACCGGAGAAAAGGGCACGGCGGCTATTTAA
- a CDS encoding 2Fe-2S ferredoxin, giving the protein MIKPKRHIFVCSSSRVNGEPKGFCHSKEAVEIIGNFMEEIRDRDLGSEVFVSNTGCFTLCEKGPVVVIYPDNVWYGGVTPGDVEEIMDEHIEGGNVVKRLEL; this is encoded by the coding sequence ATGATTAAGCCAAAACGTCATATCTTTGTTTGCAGCAGTTCCAGGGTAAACGGAGAACCAAAGGGGTTTTGCCATTCCAAAGAGGCAGTGGAAATTATCGGCAATTTTATGGAAGAGATTCGAGACCGGGACCTGGGGTCCGAAGTGTTTGTTTCCAATACCGGCTGTTTTACCCTCTGTGAAAAGGGTCCGGTAGTAGTAATTTATCCCGACAATGTTTGGTATGGCGGGGTTACCCCCGGGGATGTGGAGGAAATCATGGATGAACATATTGAAGGGGGCAATGTTGTTAAGCGTCTGGAGTTATAG
- a CDS encoding Fe-only nitrogenase accessory AnfO family protein: MPMDIAVYLGDNGKPTSLYEKGTLAVYQRRQGQWNIIRQKDFCPQENLGMKDLRQKMKDMIVFLESCKTLVGSSVTGIPYFELEKAHCSIWEYQGSPLEFLDYIMEKEEAEQLQREQQKVVTLPVPVETFHGCYRISLKEIQEQNTGFTSKQALLPFIRKGNFFSLEVLCNHIPPWLETEIQIGSLQGRSEVMGKNEIKLTITKKCCGT, from the coding sequence ATGCCAATGGATATTGCTGTCTACCTGGGCGACAATGGAAAACCCACATCCCTTTATGAAAAAGGAACTCTGGCAGTCTACCAAAGAAGGCAGGGCCAATGGAACATCATAAGGCAAAAAGACTTCTGCCCGCAGGAAAATTTGGGTATGAAGGACTTGCGTCAAAAAATGAAAGACATGATTGTTTTTCTGGAATCCTGTAAAACCCTGGTGGGCTCATCCGTAACCGGAATCCCTTACTTTGAGCTGGAAAAGGCCCACTGCAGCATCTGGGAGTACCAAGGAAGTCCGCTGGAGTTTCTGGATTATATCATGGAGAAAGAAGAAGCGGAACAACTGCAAAGGGAACAGCAAAAGGTAGTAACTCTGCCTGTCCCGGTGGAAACCTTTCATGGTTGCTACCGCATTTCTCTCAAAGAAATCCAGGAACAAAATACCGGCTTCACTTCAAAACAGGCGCTGCTTCCCTTTATCCGGAAGGGCAACTTTTTCTCCCTGGAAGTTCTTTGCAACCATATCCCTCCCTGGTTGGAAACAGAGATTCAGATCGGCAGCCTGCAGGGCCGTTCGGAAGTGATGGGAAAAAACGAAATCAAATTAACCATCACTAAAAAATGCTGCGGCACATAG
- the nifK gene encoding nitrogenase molybdenum-iron protein subunit beta: protein MLDCTPKEIKARNGGTVINPAKTCQPIGAMYAALGIHKCLPHSHGSQGCCSYHRMHLSRHFRDPIMASTSSFTEGASVFGGGANLKTAIKNVFSIYNPDVMAVHTTCLSETIGDDLPTVIKSAEIPEGKRVIHANTPSYQGSHITGFSNMTKAMVNYLAEAALETKKEQANIIPGFVNPGDMREMKRMTTLMGVPFILFPDTSGVVDTPITGEFHMYPNGGTRVEDLIDTGNSKVTIALGTYASADAANQLERKCQVPSVILKTPIGVKATDDFLMTLMNKFTVDVPPELEEERGQLVDIMTDTHFHFHGKKVAIFGDPDIVIGLTEFVLSLGMKPIHVLTGTPGSGGAIGTMVGNFEGEIKDLLKQGGVEGRVKAAGDLFELHQWIKNEPVDLLIGNTYGKYIARAEDIPFLRVGFPVLDRSVHSYMPIVGYRGAMRLVEMISNALLDRADRDAKDEDFELVM from the coding sequence ATGCTAGATTGTACGCCCAAGGAAATAAAAGCCCGCAACGGGGGTACGGTGATTAACCCGGCAAAAACCTGCCAGCCCATCGGCGCCATGTATGCGGCTCTGGGTATTCACAAGTGCTTGCCCCACAGCCATGGTTCCCAGGGGTGCTGCTCCTATCACCGGATGCATTTGTCCAGGCACTTTCGTGATCCCATCATGGCTTCTACCAGTTCCTTTACCGAGGGGGCTTCTGTTTTTGGCGGCGGAGCCAACTTGAAGACCGCCATTAAAAATGTGTTCAGCATCTACAATCCCGATGTTATGGCCGTGCACACCACCTGCTTGTCGGAAACCATCGGAGATGACCTGCCCACCGTCATTAAATCGGCGGAAATTCCCGAAGGAAAGCGGGTCATTCACGCCAATACCCCCAGCTACCAGGGGTCACACATCACCGGTTTCTCCAATATGACCAAGGCCATGGTCAATTATCTGGCCGAGGCCGCCCTGGAGACCAAGAAGGAGCAGGCCAACATCATTCCCGGTTTTGTCAATCCCGGAGACATGAGAGAAATGAAAAGAATGACCACCCTCATGGGCGTGCCCTTCATTCTCTTCCCGGATACTTCAGGGGTGGTAGATACCCCCATCACCGGTGAATTTCATATGTACCCCAATGGAGGAACCCGGGTGGAGGATCTGATTGATACCGGAAACTCCAAGGTTACCATTGCTCTGGGAACGTATGCCTCGGCGGACGCCGCCAACCAATTGGAAAGAAAATGCCAGGTGCCGTCCGTCATCTTGAAAACACCCATCGGAGTAAAGGCCACCGACGATTTCCTGATGACCTTGATGAATAAGTTTACCGTGGATGTACCCCCGGAACTGGAAGAGGAACGGGGACAATTGGTAGACATCATGACCGATACCCACTTTCATTTCCATGGCAAGAAAGTGGCCATCTTTGGGGACCCGGATATTGTTATTGGACTGACGGAATTTGTTCTCAGTCTGGGCATGAAACCCATTCATGTATTGACCGGGACTCCGGGCAGCGGCGGCGCCATCGGCACCATGGTGGGGAACTTTGAAGGCGAAATCAAGGATTTGCTGAAGCAGGGGGGCGTGGAAGGAAGGGTTAAGGCCGCCGGTGATCTTTTTGAACTGCACCAGTGGATTAAAAATGAACCCGTGGACCTGCTGATCGGGAATACCTATGGTAAATACATCGCCCGGGCCGAGGATATTCCCTTTTTGCGGGTAGGCTTCCCGGTGCTGGACCGGAGCGTTCATTCCTATATGCCCATTGTGGGTTACCGGGGTGCCATGAGGCTGGTTGAAATGATCAGCAATGCCCTGCTGGACCGGGCGGACCGGGATGCCAAGGATGAAGATTTTGAACTGGTCATGTAA
- a CDS encoding nitrogenase component 1, protein MKKDTASCVNVNENPCNMCMPMGGILPFKGVEQAMVIIHGSQGCATYMRRHMAEHFNEPIDVASSSLNEKGTIYGGEKNLKQGLDNVMRAYRPELIGVLTTCLAETIGEDIDRMAQDYLKERDLADFPVVPVSTPGYGGTHAEGYWVTAKKIVEKLACKSEPQNKINVIIPNISPADIREIKRLLQLMGVEYTLFPDFSDTLDRPYRRPYQKMAPGGTRLADIAAMPGARATIQMGMTVEENVSPGKFLQDQFGVPLYNLPIPMGVESTDLFIHLLSVLTGNSIPESLGMERGRLLDCMIDSHKYNFQGRSVIFGEPENVYAVAKTCMENGVYPVVAASGSKNPKWVELLKELFADSPEPVAILNEADFTAVRNKSRELQANIAIGHSDGRYLTEKEGIPLVRMGFPIHDRTGGQRLLSVGYAGTTQFLDRITNTLLENKHKNYRKSMFEKFYQIPGENEMHGTERGGDQHALLVFPESSH, encoded by the coding sequence ATGAAAAAGGATACGGCAAGCTGTGTGAATGTCAACGAAAATCCTTGTAACATGTGTATGCCCATGGGCGGGATTCTTCCCTTTAAGGGAGTGGAACAAGCCATGGTCATCATTCATGGCTCCCAGGGCTGCGCCACCTATATGCGAAGACACATGGCCGAGCATTTTAACGAACCCATTGATGTGGCTTCCTCCTCCCTGAATGAAAAGGGAACCATCTACGGCGGAGAAAAGAATTTAAAGCAGGGGCTGGATAATGTCATGAGGGCGTACCGGCCGGAGCTTATCGGTGTTTTGACCACCTGCCTGGCGGAAACCATCGGGGAAGATATTGACCGCATGGCCCAGGATTATTTGAAGGAAAGGGATCTCGCCGATTTTCCGGTAGTGCCGGTGTCCACGCCCGGTTATGGTGGGACCCATGCAGAGGGTTATTGGGTAACCGCCAAAAAAATTGTTGAAAAACTGGCCTGCAAGAGCGAGCCTCAAAACAAGATTAACGTGATTATACCCAATATCAGTCCGGCGGATATCCGGGAAATCAAAAGACTACTTCAATTAATGGGAGTGGAATATACGCTGTTTCCGGATTTTTCCGATACCCTGGACCGGCCTTATAGACGCCCTTATCAAAAGATGGCTCCGGGCGGGACGCGGTTGGCGGACATTGCCGCCATGCCGGGCGCCCGGGCCACCATTCAAATGGGTATGACGGTGGAGGAAAATGTGTCGCCGGGGAAGTTCCTGCAGGACCAATTTGGCGTACCCCTTTACAACCTGCCCATACCCATGGGGGTGGAAAGTACCGATTTGTTTATCCACTTATTAAGTGTTTTAACGGGAAACAGCATACCGGAAAGCTTGGGGATGGAACGGGGACGGCTTCTGGATTGTATGATTGACTCGCATAAATATAATTTTCAAGGTCGCAGCGTGATTTTCGGTGAGCCCGAAAATGTCTATGCGGTGGCCAAAACCTGTATGGAAAACGGAGTTTATCCGGTGGTAGCGGCCAGCGGCAGTAAGAATCCGAAATGGGTAGAATTGCTGAAGGAACTGTTTGCCGATTCGCCGGAGCCCGTTGCAATCTTAAATGAAGCGGACTTTACCGCTGTTCGGAATAAAAGCAGGGAACTTCAGGCCAACATTGCCATCGGTCACTCGGACGGGCGTTATCTTACCGAGAAGGAAGGCATTCCCCTGGTAAGAATGGGTTTTCCCATTCATGACCGGACCGGGGGCCAACGGCTGCTTTCCGTTGGCTATGCCGGAACAACCCAATTTTTGGACCGAATCACCAATACTTTACTGGAAAATAAACATAAAAATTATCGTAAGTCCATGTTTGAAAAATTTTACCAAATACCCGGTGAAAATGAAATGCATGGCACAGAAAGGGGTGGTGATCAGCATGCCTTGCTCGTGTTTCCAGAGTCCAGTCACTAA